One segment of Phragmites australis chromosome 13, lpPhrAust1.1, whole genome shotgun sequence DNA contains the following:
- the LOC133889180 gene encoding protein PUTATIVE RECOMBINATION INITIATION DEFECT 1 isoform X2, giving the protein MESDGDEAPPHACGVGHRASHSLPTSAGGRVCLSCAAALLSSAASAPSHHVAHALATLSLALADPAFLAPLRAAHPRLLAAPLAEALAGAAARRDAALAVQACDLAADLAAAVGAPAASELVARLARVLSSGSLVKHLHTVHCLGLLLNSTKDAAAYIGDKLSLFFNLVNDLRLPSDEIRGEILFVLYKLSILNATPWDNVCDNGDVDLSAIGRSLLQLSLEVLLKTQNDAVRLNCVALLLTLAKKGPFDILLLSDPSSINCVEGEESTQRDYMSLNASLVLFAEAIKGSLLSTDLEVQTGTLDLIFHFLSSDANICGLLQTLIDENVADYVFEVLRLSGNNDLLVISSIQVLSLLARSEEKFKEKLAIGLSTLLPVLHYVAEIPFHPVQSHVLRLVWICMVNCSGILSLPQEEQIACTLTAILRRNGNGELGMSSETFILVCSILIEILKSPHAHDIEKLPPFIEEASKYAISSTILHEYDSMLLVPHSLLLLKEALIFCFEGSKDHISGKKDLEDSIIETCGTILLHWLESAVVDGNDEETLAGILQIFQIILSRTSDNKPFKFAELLASSSWFSLSFGFMGLFPTDHVKSAVYLVTCSIVDRVLGCNYGEAIRDAYIFLPSDPTELMYLLGQCSSEDFNLASCQCAILVILYACSFYNERLAADNQILASVEQYILLNGGTFPHEINGSVMLTLLVHLYAFVRGISYRCSIPHSPEAEKTLFRVMTRREWDLLVIRVHPVAVKWLFQKEELMEPLALQMLNFCKTFCEDETVMLSNSSQLLDIQMVAELVLSGETSISLLLVSLLNQIVKEGTEDEVFSVVNVITEILMIFPCTSDQFISCGFVYALRGIYSSSYPSRIKTVCSCLIFSILYSARALTFSQEDEWLALTVKLLEFFSSGIDYASSDQEHKILIGILCLILHHSANKVLVEPAKAIILNNSLVSLMDAIVHEAYAKGPSLFQHNQETAFGEFLILILLLVFFSLRSLNAILEVRIDWQDFLQHSNDAQSFSVLGIPCHDLCCLMHFGPSSIKLIASQCLLELLTRISDQRICLNAELRCSVKYLKSIIAVIEGLVFSEDSKVAGNCGACLSVILGWEKFGSQEKTAVRESKWFRLIMEEFAVALTAPGLTSKSFTNQQKFAANIAVSLLKLTQVPDWLTSLFDSHLISGIVASLSARNVTAEIVNLFSELMAKKYLSQEHIVILHNLFQVCRRQVYEGSSKAQLSEQMVEKVVRNTDDVLALLFGLMPNQYADSGAVQGEQQKLLREIDLFFQESSRREQH; this is encoded by the exons ATGGAATCCGATGGCGACGAGGCGCCGCCGCACGCGTGCGGCGTGGGCCACCGCGCGTCGCACTCGCTGCCGACCTCGGCGGGCGGCCGCGTCTGCCTCTCCTGCGCCGCcgctctcctctcctccgccgcctccgcgcCGTCGCACCACGTCGCACACGCGCTCGCCACCCTCTCCCTCGCGCTCGCCGACCCGGCCTTCCTCGCGCCGCTCCGCGCGGCGCACCCGCGCCTCCTCGCGGCCCCGCTCGCCGAGGCGCTCgcgggcgccgccgcccgccgcgacGCCGCGCTCGCCGTGCAGGCGTGCGACCTCGCGGCCGACCTCGCCGCTGCCGTGGGCGCCCCCGCCGCCTCAGAGCTCGTCGCCCGCCTCGCCCGCGTCCTCTCTTCCGGCTCCCTCGTCAAGCACCTCCACACG GTACATTGTTTGGGGCTCTTGCTAAACTCTACCAAAGATGCTGCAGCATATATAGGAGATAagctttctcttttctttaacCTTGTCAATGATCTCCGACTACCAAG CGATGAAATTCGTGGAGAGATACTCTTCGTGCTATACAAACTCTCTATATTAAATGCCACCCCGTGGGACAATGTATGTGATAATGGAGATGTGGACCTTTCAGCAATTGGAAGAAGCTTGCTTCAACTATCACTTGAAGTCCTACTCAAAACTCAAAATGATGCTGTTCGCTTGAATTGTGTTG CATTGCTCCTTACTTTAGCAAAGAAGGGGCCCTTTGACATTTTGCTGCTTAGTGATCCGAGTTCAATCAACTGTGTAGAAGGAGAAGAGTCCACGCAGAGAGATTATATGTCCCTAAATGCTTCTCTTGTTCTATTTGCTGAGGCTATCAAAGGATCTCTGCTATCTACTGACCTAGAAGTTCAGACAGGGACATTGGATTTGATCTTTCATTTCCTGTCATCTGATGCAAATATTTGTGGTCTACTTCAAACTTTGATCGATGAAAATGTTGCTGATTATGTATTTGAGGTTCTCAGGTTATCAG GAAATAATGATCTACTGGTCATTTCCTCTATTCAAGTACTATCACTTTTAGCCAGGTCAGAGGAGAAATTCAAAGAAAAGCTTGCCATTGGACTTTCTACTCTGCTTCCAGTTCTTCACTATGTTGCAGAGATACCATTTCACCCTGTCCAATCTCATGTTTTACGACTTGTTTGGATTTGCATGGTCAATTGTTCTGGTATTCTCTCACTGCCCCAAGAAGAACAGATAGCCTGTACTTTGACTGCAATTTTGAGAAGAAACGGCAATGGCGAACTTGGCATGAGTTCTGAAACCTTTATTCTGGTTTGCTCAATATTAATTGAGATTCTGAAGTCACCTCATGCTCATGATATTGAGAAATTACCACCATTTATTGAAGAGGCATCAAAATACGCGATATCTTCAACAATATTGCACGAGTATGATTCTATGCTCCTCGTTCCGCAttcccttcttcttctgaaAGAAGCACTTATATTCTGCTTTGAAGGGAGCAAAGATCATATTTCTGGCAAGAAGGATCTTGAGGATAGCATCATTGAAACTTGTGGAACAATTTTATTGCATTGGCTTGAAAGTGCTGTTGTTGATGGTAATGATGAAGAAACATTGGCAGGGATCCTTCAGATTTTCCAAATTATTTTGTCAAGGACATCTGACAATAAGCCATTCAAGTTTGCTGAGTTGCTTGCGTCATCATCATGGTTTAGCTTGTCATTTGGATTCATGGGCTTATTTCCTACTGATCATGTAAAATCAGCAGTATATCTGGTCACTTGTTCAATTGTTGACAGAGTTTTGGGTTGTAATTATGGGGAAGCAATTAGAGATGCATACATTTTTCTGCCATCAGACCCTACAGAATTGATGTATTTGCTTGGGCAATGTAGCTCAGAAGACTTCAACTTGGCATCATGCCAATGTGCTATTCTTGTTATACTGTATGCCTGTTCATTCTACAATGAAAG GCTTGCTGCTGACAACCAAATTCTGGCTTCTGTTGAGCAATATATCCTCCTCAATGGTGGGACCTTCCCTCACGAAATTAATGGTTCTGTTATGCTGACGCTTCTGGTCCATCTTTATGCCTTTGTCAGAGGCATTTCTTATCGCTGCAGCATTCCACATAGCCCAGAAGCCGAGAAAACTCTATTCCGTGTAATGACACGTAGGGAGTGGGATTTGCTTGTGATCCGAGTTCATCCAGTGGCAGTAAAATGGCTCTTTCAGAAGGAAGAACTTATGGAACCACTCGCCTTGCAGATGCTTAATTTTTGTAAAACTTTTTGTGAAGATGAAACTGTCATGCTTTCAAACAGCAGTCAGTTGTTGGACATACAAATGGTTGCAGAGCTGGTACTTTCTGGAGAAACCAGCATCTCGCTTTTGCTGGTGTCCTTACTGAACCAGATTGTAAAGGAAGGTACAGAAGATGAGGTCTTCTCAGTGGTCAATGTTATTACTGAAATCCTCATGATCTTTCCTTGTACGTCGGATCAGTTTATATCATGTGGTTTTGTCTATGCTCTCCGTGGTATATATAGCTCATCGTACCCATCAAGGATCAAAACAGTTTGTTCCTGTTTGATCTTTAGCATTTTATATTCAGCAAGAGCACTGACATTCTCTCAGGAAGATGAATGGCTTGCTCTTACTGTGAAG TTATTAGAGTTTTTCAGTTCTGGTATTGATTATGCATCTAGTGACCAAGAACACAAGATATTGATTGGGATATTGTGCCTTATTTTGCATCATTCAGCAAACAAAGTTCTTGTTGAGCCAGCAAAAGCCATAATCTTGAACAATTCTTTGGTTTCTTTGATGGATGCTATAGTACATGAGGCTTATGCGAAAGGCCCATCTTTATTTCAACACAATCAGGAGACAGCCTTTGGGGAATTCCTGATTCTTATACTTCTGTTGGTGTTTTTCTCTCTAAGAAG TTTGAATGCCATTCTAGAGGTACGTATTGACTGGCAGGACTTCCTTCAGCATTCAAATGATGCCCAGTCTTTCTCTGTTCTTGGCATTCCATGCCATGATTTATGTTGTCTCATGCACTTCGGCCCATCTTCTATCAAACTTATTGCTTCACAATGCCTGTTGGAATTGCTCACAAGAATTTCAGATCAAAGAATCTGTCTTAATGCTGAGTTAAGATGCTCTGTGAAATATCTGAAGTCCATTATTGCAGTGATAGAGGGTTTGGTCTTCAGTGAAGACAGTAAAGTTGCTGGAAATTGTGGTGCCTGTCTCTCTGTGATTTTAGGTTGGGAGAAATTTGGAAGCCAAGAGAAGACGGCAGTCAGAGAATCTAAATGGTTTAGGCTAATAATGGAGGAATTTGCAGTTGCCTTGACTGCTCCTGGTCTGACGTCCAAATCTTTCACTAATCAGCAGAAGTTTGCAGCAAATATAGCTGTTTCATTGCTCAAACTGACCCAAGTGCCAGATTGGCTGACATCATTGTTTGATAGTCATTTGATATCTGGTATTGTTGCTAGTCTTTCTGCTCGGAATGTTACTGCAGAAATTGTCAATCTCTTCAGTGAGCTCATGGCTAAGAAATATCTTAGTCAAGAACACATTGTCATTCTACATAACTTGTTCCAG GTGTGCAGAAGACAGGTGTATGAGGGAAGTTCGAAGGCGCAATTGTCAGAGCAAATGGTTGAGAAGGTCGTAAGAAACACTGACGACGTGCTTGCATTGCTCTTTGGCCTGATGCCGAATCAGTATGCAGACTCGGGCGCAGTTCAAGGGGAGCAGCAGAAACTCCTGCGTGAGATTGATTTGTTCTTCCAGGAGTCAAGCCGGAGAGAACAGCATTAA
- the LOC133889180 gene encoding protein PUTATIVE RECOMBINATION INITIATION DEFECT 1 isoform X1, whose protein sequence is MESDGDEAPPHACGVGHRASHSLPTSAGGRVCLSCAAALLSSAASAPSHHVAHALATLSLALADPAFLAPLRAAHPRLLAAPLAEALAGAAARRDAALAVQACDLAADLAAAVGAPAASELVARLARVLSSGSLVKHLHTVHCLGLLLNSTKDAAAYIGDKLSLFFNLVNDLRLPSDEIRGEILFVLYKLSILNATPWDNVCDNGDVDLSAIGRSLLQLSLEVLLKTQNDAVRLNCVALLLTLAKKGPFDILLLSDPSSINCVEGEESTQRDYMSLNASLVLFAEAIKGSLLSTDLEVQTGTLDLIFHFLSSDANICGLLQTLIDENVADYVFEVLRLSGTRGNNDLLVISSIQVLSLLARSEEKFKEKLAIGLSTLLPVLHYVAEIPFHPVQSHVLRLVWICMVNCSGILSLPQEEQIACTLTAILRRNGNGELGMSSETFILVCSILIEILKSPHAHDIEKLPPFIEEASKYAISSTILHEYDSMLLVPHSLLLLKEALIFCFEGSKDHISGKKDLEDSIIETCGTILLHWLESAVVDGNDEETLAGILQIFQIILSRTSDNKPFKFAELLASSSWFSLSFGFMGLFPTDHVKSAVYLVTCSIVDRVLGCNYGEAIRDAYIFLPSDPTELMYLLGQCSSEDFNLASCQCAILVILYACSFYNERLAADNQILASVEQYILLNGGTFPHEINGSVMLTLLVHLYAFVRGISYRCSIPHSPEAEKTLFRVMTRREWDLLVIRVHPVAVKWLFQKEELMEPLALQMLNFCKTFCEDETVMLSNSSQLLDIQMVAELVLSGETSISLLLVSLLNQIVKEGTEDEVFSVVNVITEILMIFPCTSDQFISCGFVYALRGIYSSSYPSRIKTVCSCLIFSILYSARALTFSQEDEWLALTVKLLEFFSSGIDYASSDQEHKILIGILCLILHHSANKVLVEPAKAIILNNSLVSLMDAIVHEAYAKGPSLFQHNQETAFGEFLILILLLVFFSLRSLNAILEVRIDWQDFLQHSNDAQSFSVLGIPCHDLCCLMHFGPSSIKLIASQCLLELLTRISDQRICLNAELRCSVKYLKSIIAVIEGLVFSEDSKVAGNCGACLSVILGWEKFGSQEKTAVRESKWFRLIMEEFAVALTAPGLTSKSFTNQQKFAANIAVSLLKLTQVPDWLTSLFDSHLISGIVASLSARNVTAEIVNLFSELMAKKYLSQEHIVILHNLFQVCRRQVYEGSSKAQLSEQMVEKVVRNTDDVLALLFGLMPNQYADSGAVQGEQQKLLREIDLFFQESSRREQH, encoded by the exons ATGGAATCCGATGGCGACGAGGCGCCGCCGCACGCGTGCGGCGTGGGCCACCGCGCGTCGCACTCGCTGCCGACCTCGGCGGGCGGCCGCGTCTGCCTCTCCTGCGCCGCcgctctcctctcctccgccgcctccgcgcCGTCGCACCACGTCGCACACGCGCTCGCCACCCTCTCCCTCGCGCTCGCCGACCCGGCCTTCCTCGCGCCGCTCCGCGCGGCGCACCCGCGCCTCCTCGCGGCCCCGCTCGCCGAGGCGCTCgcgggcgccgccgcccgccgcgacGCCGCGCTCGCCGTGCAGGCGTGCGACCTCGCGGCCGACCTCGCCGCTGCCGTGGGCGCCCCCGCCGCCTCAGAGCTCGTCGCCCGCCTCGCCCGCGTCCTCTCTTCCGGCTCCCTCGTCAAGCACCTCCACACG GTACATTGTTTGGGGCTCTTGCTAAACTCTACCAAAGATGCTGCAGCATATATAGGAGATAagctttctcttttctttaacCTTGTCAATGATCTCCGACTACCAAG CGATGAAATTCGTGGAGAGATACTCTTCGTGCTATACAAACTCTCTATATTAAATGCCACCCCGTGGGACAATGTATGTGATAATGGAGATGTGGACCTTTCAGCAATTGGAAGAAGCTTGCTTCAACTATCACTTGAAGTCCTACTCAAAACTCAAAATGATGCTGTTCGCTTGAATTGTGTTG CATTGCTCCTTACTTTAGCAAAGAAGGGGCCCTTTGACATTTTGCTGCTTAGTGATCCGAGTTCAATCAACTGTGTAGAAGGAGAAGAGTCCACGCAGAGAGATTATATGTCCCTAAATGCTTCTCTTGTTCTATTTGCTGAGGCTATCAAAGGATCTCTGCTATCTACTGACCTAGAAGTTCAGACAGGGACATTGGATTTGATCTTTCATTTCCTGTCATCTGATGCAAATATTTGTGGTCTACTTCAAACTTTGATCGATGAAAATGTTGCTGATTATGTATTTGAGGTTCTCAGGTTATCAGGTACGAGAG GAAATAATGATCTACTGGTCATTTCCTCTATTCAAGTACTATCACTTTTAGCCAGGTCAGAGGAGAAATTCAAAGAAAAGCTTGCCATTGGACTTTCTACTCTGCTTCCAGTTCTTCACTATGTTGCAGAGATACCATTTCACCCTGTCCAATCTCATGTTTTACGACTTGTTTGGATTTGCATGGTCAATTGTTCTGGTATTCTCTCACTGCCCCAAGAAGAACAGATAGCCTGTACTTTGACTGCAATTTTGAGAAGAAACGGCAATGGCGAACTTGGCATGAGTTCTGAAACCTTTATTCTGGTTTGCTCAATATTAATTGAGATTCTGAAGTCACCTCATGCTCATGATATTGAGAAATTACCACCATTTATTGAAGAGGCATCAAAATACGCGATATCTTCAACAATATTGCACGAGTATGATTCTATGCTCCTCGTTCCGCAttcccttcttcttctgaaAGAAGCACTTATATTCTGCTTTGAAGGGAGCAAAGATCATATTTCTGGCAAGAAGGATCTTGAGGATAGCATCATTGAAACTTGTGGAACAATTTTATTGCATTGGCTTGAAAGTGCTGTTGTTGATGGTAATGATGAAGAAACATTGGCAGGGATCCTTCAGATTTTCCAAATTATTTTGTCAAGGACATCTGACAATAAGCCATTCAAGTTTGCTGAGTTGCTTGCGTCATCATCATGGTTTAGCTTGTCATTTGGATTCATGGGCTTATTTCCTACTGATCATGTAAAATCAGCAGTATATCTGGTCACTTGTTCAATTGTTGACAGAGTTTTGGGTTGTAATTATGGGGAAGCAATTAGAGATGCATACATTTTTCTGCCATCAGACCCTACAGAATTGATGTATTTGCTTGGGCAATGTAGCTCAGAAGACTTCAACTTGGCATCATGCCAATGTGCTATTCTTGTTATACTGTATGCCTGTTCATTCTACAATGAAAG GCTTGCTGCTGACAACCAAATTCTGGCTTCTGTTGAGCAATATATCCTCCTCAATGGTGGGACCTTCCCTCACGAAATTAATGGTTCTGTTATGCTGACGCTTCTGGTCCATCTTTATGCCTTTGTCAGAGGCATTTCTTATCGCTGCAGCATTCCACATAGCCCAGAAGCCGAGAAAACTCTATTCCGTGTAATGACACGTAGGGAGTGGGATTTGCTTGTGATCCGAGTTCATCCAGTGGCAGTAAAATGGCTCTTTCAGAAGGAAGAACTTATGGAACCACTCGCCTTGCAGATGCTTAATTTTTGTAAAACTTTTTGTGAAGATGAAACTGTCATGCTTTCAAACAGCAGTCAGTTGTTGGACATACAAATGGTTGCAGAGCTGGTACTTTCTGGAGAAACCAGCATCTCGCTTTTGCTGGTGTCCTTACTGAACCAGATTGTAAAGGAAGGTACAGAAGATGAGGTCTTCTCAGTGGTCAATGTTATTACTGAAATCCTCATGATCTTTCCTTGTACGTCGGATCAGTTTATATCATGTGGTTTTGTCTATGCTCTCCGTGGTATATATAGCTCATCGTACCCATCAAGGATCAAAACAGTTTGTTCCTGTTTGATCTTTAGCATTTTATATTCAGCAAGAGCACTGACATTCTCTCAGGAAGATGAATGGCTTGCTCTTACTGTGAAG TTATTAGAGTTTTTCAGTTCTGGTATTGATTATGCATCTAGTGACCAAGAACACAAGATATTGATTGGGATATTGTGCCTTATTTTGCATCATTCAGCAAACAAAGTTCTTGTTGAGCCAGCAAAAGCCATAATCTTGAACAATTCTTTGGTTTCTTTGATGGATGCTATAGTACATGAGGCTTATGCGAAAGGCCCATCTTTATTTCAACACAATCAGGAGACAGCCTTTGGGGAATTCCTGATTCTTATACTTCTGTTGGTGTTTTTCTCTCTAAGAAG TTTGAATGCCATTCTAGAGGTACGTATTGACTGGCAGGACTTCCTTCAGCATTCAAATGATGCCCAGTCTTTCTCTGTTCTTGGCATTCCATGCCATGATTTATGTTGTCTCATGCACTTCGGCCCATCTTCTATCAAACTTATTGCTTCACAATGCCTGTTGGAATTGCTCACAAGAATTTCAGATCAAAGAATCTGTCTTAATGCTGAGTTAAGATGCTCTGTGAAATATCTGAAGTCCATTATTGCAGTGATAGAGGGTTTGGTCTTCAGTGAAGACAGTAAAGTTGCTGGAAATTGTGGTGCCTGTCTCTCTGTGATTTTAGGTTGGGAGAAATTTGGAAGCCAAGAGAAGACGGCAGTCAGAGAATCTAAATGGTTTAGGCTAATAATGGAGGAATTTGCAGTTGCCTTGACTGCTCCTGGTCTGACGTCCAAATCTTTCACTAATCAGCAGAAGTTTGCAGCAAATATAGCTGTTTCATTGCTCAAACTGACCCAAGTGCCAGATTGGCTGACATCATTGTTTGATAGTCATTTGATATCTGGTATTGTTGCTAGTCTTTCTGCTCGGAATGTTACTGCAGAAATTGTCAATCTCTTCAGTGAGCTCATGGCTAAGAAATATCTTAGTCAAGAACACATTGTCATTCTACATAACTTGTTCCAG GTGTGCAGAAGACAGGTGTATGAGGGAAGTTCGAAGGCGCAATTGTCAGAGCAAATGGTTGAGAAGGTCGTAAGAAACACTGACGACGTGCTTGCATTGCTCTTTGGCCTGATGCCGAATCAGTATGCAGACTCGGGCGCAGTTCAAGGGGAGCAGCAGAAACTCCTGCGTGAGATTGATTTGTTCTTCCAGGAGTCAAGCCGGAGAGAACAGCATTAA